In one window of Oryzias melastigma strain HK-1 linkage group LG5, ASM292280v2, whole genome shotgun sequence DNA:
- the LOC112145521 gene encoding transcription factor jun-B isoform X1: protein MSTMMEQPFYDDSFLSAYGHPGAALPDYKLLKQNMNLNFTDSYRNSNFKPPLLRADTDFYPAGTADVGSLKLASPELERLIIQNSNGIITTTPTPTPYLYNRGITEEQEGFAEGFVKALDDLHKMNQMAPPNISIGSGGVGCPAPSSVFGPSMQPEALEYTNLSSCSTNGSLSSAPSYPPSTISYLQHHQFHQHPQAVAHGSHHFQHSLSGAPIHTQRYGGLKEEPQTVPDMQSSDNGSPPMSPIDMENQERIKAERKRLRNRLAASKCRRRKLERIARLEDKVKVLKTDNAGLSSTASLLREQVAQLKQKVMTHVSSGCQLMLAPKVKSY, encoded by the coding sequence ATGTCCACAATGATGGAACAACCTTTTTATGACGACTCGTTTCTCTCTGCTTATGGCCATCCAGGCGCAGCGCTGCCAGACTACAAACTGCTAAAGCAGAATATGAACTTGAACTTCACCGATTCATATCGGAACTCCAACTTCAAGCCTCCGCTCCTGCGCGCCGACACCGACTTCTACCCGGCGGGGACGGCGGACGTGGGCTCGCTGAAGCTCGCCTCTCCGGAACTCGAGCGGCTGATCATCCAGAACAGCAACGGGATCATCACgaccacccccacccccacgccGTACCTGTACAACCGCGGCATCACCGAGGAGCAGGAGGGCTTCGCGGAGGGCTTCGTCAAAGCTCTGGACGACCTGCACAAGATGAACCAGATGGCTCCTCCGAACATCTCCATCGGTTCTGGCGGGGTGGGCTGCCCGGCTCCGTCCTCCGTGTTCGGCCCGTCCATGCAGCCCGAAGCTCTAGAGTACACGAACCTGAGCAGCTGCAGCACGAACGGCAGCCTGAGCTCTGCGCCCAGCTACCCCCCCAGCACCATCAGCTACCTGCAGCATCACCAGTTCCATCAGCATCCTCAGGCCGTGGCGCACGGCTCCCACCACTTCCAGCACTCCCTGTCCGGGGCCCCCATCCACACGCAGCGCTACGGGGGCCTGAAGGAGGAGCCGCAGACGGTCCCCGACATGCAGAGCAGCGACAACGGCTCTCCTCCCATGTCTCCCATCGACATGGAGAACCAGGAGCGGATCAAAGCGGAGCGCAAGCGGCTGCGGAACCGGCTCGCCGCCTCCAAGTGCCGGAGGCGCAAGCTGGAGCGCATCGCGCGCCTGGAGGACAAAGTGAAGGTGTTGAAAACGGACAACGCGGGCTTGTCGAGCACGGCCTCCCTGCTGCGGGAGCAGGTGGCGCAGCTCAAACAGAAAGTCATGACGCACGTCAGCAGCGGCTGCCAGCTCATGTTAGCGCCCAAAGTCAAGTCCTACTGA
- the LOC112145521 gene encoding transcription factor jun-B isoform X2, translating to MNLNFTDSYRNSNFKPPLLRADTDFYPAGTADVGSLKLASPELERLIIQNSNGIITTTPTPTPYLYNRGITEEQEGFAEGFVKALDDLHKMNQMAPPNISIGSGGVGCPAPSSVFGPSMQPEALEYTNLSSCSTNGSLSSAPSYPPSTISYLQHHQFHQHPQAVAHGSHHFQHSLSGAPIHTQRYGGLKEEPQTVPDMQSSDNGSPPMSPIDMENQERIKAERKRLRNRLAASKCRRRKLERIARLEDKVKVLKTDNAGLSSTASLLREQVAQLKQKVMTHVSSGCQLMLAPKVKSY from the coding sequence ATGAACTTGAACTTCACCGATTCATATCGGAACTCCAACTTCAAGCCTCCGCTCCTGCGCGCCGACACCGACTTCTACCCGGCGGGGACGGCGGACGTGGGCTCGCTGAAGCTCGCCTCTCCGGAACTCGAGCGGCTGATCATCCAGAACAGCAACGGGATCATCACgaccacccccacccccacgccGTACCTGTACAACCGCGGCATCACCGAGGAGCAGGAGGGCTTCGCGGAGGGCTTCGTCAAAGCTCTGGACGACCTGCACAAGATGAACCAGATGGCTCCTCCGAACATCTCCATCGGTTCTGGCGGGGTGGGCTGCCCGGCTCCGTCCTCCGTGTTCGGCCCGTCCATGCAGCCCGAAGCTCTAGAGTACACGAACCTGAGCAGCTGCAGCACGAACGGCAGCCTGAGCTCTGCGCCCAGCTACCCCCCCAGCACCATCAGCTACCTGCAGCATCACCAGTTCCATCAGCATCCTCAGGCCGTGGCGCACGGCTCCCACCACTTCCAGCACTCCCTGTCCGGGGCCCCCATCCACACGCAGCGCTACGGGGGCCTGAAGGAGGAGCCGCAGACGGTCCCCGACATGCAGAGCAGCGACAACGGCTCTCCTCCCATGTCTCCCATCGACATGGAGAACCAGGAGCGGATCAAAGCGGAGCGCAAGCGGCTGCGGAACCGGCTCGCCGCCTCCAAGTGCCGGAGGCGCAAGCTGGAGCGCATCGCGCGCCTGGAGGACAAAGTGAAGGTGTTGAAAACGGACAACGCGGGCTTGTCGAGCACGGCCTCCCTGCTGCGGGAGCAGGTGGCGCAGCTCAAACAGAAAGTCATGACGCACGTCAGCAGCGGCTGCCAGCTCATGTTAGCGCCCAAAGTCAAGTCCTACTGA